The Euphorbia lathyris chromosome 8, ddEupLath1.1, whole genome shotgun sequence genome has a window encoding:
- the LOC136203238 gene encoding large ribosomal subunit protein eL20y, whose translation MGVFRFHQYQVVGRGLPTEADEHPKIYRMKLWATNEVRAKSKFWYFLRKLKKVKKSNGQVLAINEIYEKNPTKIKNYGIWLRYQSRTGYHNMYKEYRDTTLNGAVEDMYTEMASRHRVRFPCIQIIKTATIPAKLCKRESTKQFHNSKIKFPLVFKKVRPPTRKLKTTYKASRPNLFV comes from the exons ATGGGTGTTTTCAGG TTTCACCAGTATCAGGTTGTTGGAAGAGGTTTGCCTACTGAGGCTGATGAGCATCCCAAGATCTACCGGATGAAGCTTTGGGCCACTAATGAGGTTCGAGCAAAGTCCAAGTTCTG GTATTTTCTTAGGAAACTCAAGAAGGTTAAGAAGAGCAACGGCCAAGTTCTTGCTATAAATGAG ATCTATGAGAAAAACCCCACAAAAATCAAGAACTATGGCATTTGGCTGAGATACCAGAGTCGTACGGGGTATCATAATATGTACAAGGAGTACAGAGATACCACATTGAATGGAGCAGTGGAAGATATGTACACTGAGATGGCATCGCGCCATAGAGTGAGGTTTCCATGCATCCAGATAATCAAGACAGCTACTATCCCAGCTAAGCTGTGCAAGAGGGAAAGCACAAAGCAATTTCATAACTCGAAGATCAAGTTCCCCTTGGTTTTCAAGAAGGTTAGGCCACCAACTAGGAAACTGAAGACAACATACAAGGCTTCCAGGCCTAACTTATTTGTCTAA
- the LOC136203237 gene encoding protein MAINTENANCE OF MERISTEMS-like isoform X2, which translates to MARRGDIGKGYMGITDKEGADPRRTSSRPVTASARRDREEQQRFMADARRAHAAQAERAEGRDEAAGIDMDGDASMHRPSADTIPIDRVVVTRGRDERFSSTAASSSGSSKRSRSVEDDWVVKDPVPGGPFDGAVIPSFLGHIACAIWACQDRGVLRCHTRSGYCTKLRLWYSGSSRTIQSRIESSGFFHLHGIMHSHIDAALITAFVERWQPNTSSFHMPFGEMTILMHDVWEILRIPVDGAMVTADATVDELKECVMDLFGVTRVELDARHYASGGIRAASVMERCGGDRIPETQAIAWTWLMLGSTLFVDKSGDRIRPSCLLEVQDSAAGAVGLSWGSAALAYLYRHLGIATRGDCGQMTGCMTLLQDLPRASLWPSISMEKSDERLRAFRARLDVLTADEVMWMPYGPDAITETPRTLYSGWIRYRDVIEPYMPGRCLRQLGHVQTIPRPILQPSKAVRPWTSLKYRVEVPAVMVRGIWDSFPQSSVLILSVFTPAHTPSDCEDQYMHWYTRHSHPRLLPEIVAPGPAVYTRSNSEIVSYFCVKQLYIAKQL; encoded by the exons ATGGCACGAAGAGGAGACATCGGCAAAGGATACATGGGTATTACG gaTAAGGAGGGAGCTGACCCTAGACGCACGTCTTCACGTCCTGTTACTGCATCTGCTCGGCGGGACCGGGAGGAGCAGCAGCGGTTTATGGCGGACGCCCGGAGGGCACATGCTGCACAGGCGGAGCGTGCTGAGGGACGGGATGAGGCGGCTGGTATAGACATGGACGGGGATGCTTCTATGCATCGTCCTAGTGCTGATACTATCCCCATAGATCGTGTCGTTgtgacgaggggtcgagacgaacgattttcttctaccgcagcatcttcttctg gtagcagcaagcgatcgaggagtgtagaggatgactggGTTGTGAAGGACCCCGTCCCCGGGGGTCCATTTGATGGTGCTGTGATCCCGAGCTTTTTGGGACATATTGCATGTGCTATATGGGCCTGTCAGGACAGGGGCGTccttaggtgtcataccagatcagGGTATTGCACGAAGCTGAGATTATGGTACAGTGGTTCTTCCCGGACGATTCAGTCGCGTATCGAGTCATCTGGCTTTTTCCATTTACATGGTATTATGCACAGTCACATAGATGCTGCACTGATCACGGCATTTGTTGAGCGGTGGCAGCCAaacacgtcatcatttcacatgccatttggcgagatgaccattttgatgcatgatgtgtgggagatattgcgcatccccgtagatggtgccatggtgactgctgatgcgactgttgatgagcttaaggagtgcgtgatggatttgtttggggTGACTCGGGTTGAGTTAGATGCCCGTCATTATGCTTCTGGTGGTATACGAGCCGCTTCCGTCATGGAGCGCTGTGGAGGTGATCGGATTCCTGAGACCCAGGCTATAGCTTGGACGTGGCTGATgctcggttccaccttgttcgtagacaagagtggtgaccgcatccgaccttcttgtctgttagaggtgcaggactcggcggctggagccgttggactttcttggggatcagctgcactagcatatctataccgtcatcttggtattgctaccagaggagattgcgggcagatgacgggttgtatgacattgctccaggatcttcctagggcttcgttgtggccatctatatcgatggagaagagcgatgagcggctgagagcatttcgtgcccggcttgatgtgttgacagcagatgag gtcatgtggatgccgtatggcCCTGATGCCATTACTGAGACCCCGAGGACTCTATATTCTGGATGGATACGGTATcgggatgtgatcgagccgtacatGCCGGGGCGATGCCTTCGGCAGCTTGGACATGTGCAGACCATTCCTAGACCGATATTGCAGCCTTCTAAGGCTGTTCGCCCGTGGACCAGTTTGAAGTATCGTGTAGAGGTGCCAGCTGTGATGGTCCGGGGTATTTGGGACTCTTTTCCCCAGTCGTCCGTCCTTATACTGTCTGTATTCACTCCAGCACATACTCCATCAGATTGTGAGGATCAGTACATGCATTGGTACACCCGTCACTCACACCCTCGTCTACTTCCGGAGATTGTTGCACCCGGACCGGCTGTTTATACTCGCTCGAACAGTGagattgtaagttatttttg TGTAAAACAACTCTATATTGCaaaacagttataa
- the LOC136203237 gene encoding protein MAINTENANCE OF MERISTEMS-like isoform X1, with amino-acid sequence MARRGDIGKGYMGITDKEGADPRRTSSRPVTASARRDREEQQRFMADARRAHAAQAERAEGRDEAAGIDMDGDASMHRPSADTIPIDRVVVTRGRDERFSSTAASSSGSSKRSRSVEDDWVVKDPVPGGPFDGAVIPSFLGHIACAIWACQDRGVLRCHTRSGYCTKLRLWYSGSSRTIQSRIESSGFFHLHGIMHSHIDAALITAFVERWQPNTSSFHMPFGEMTILMHDVWEILRIPVDGAMVTADATVDELKECVMDLFGVTRVELDARHYASGGIRAASVMERCGGDRIPETQAIAWTWLMLGSTLFVDKSGDRIRPSCLLEVQDSAAGAVGLSWGSAALAYLYRHLGIATRGDCGQMTGCMTLLQDLPRASLWPSISMEKSDERLRAFRARLDVLTADEVMWMPYGPDAITETPRTLYSGWIRYRDVIEPYMPGRCLRQLGHVQTIPRPILQPSKAVRPWTSLKYRVEVPAVMVRGIWDSFPQSSVLILSVFTPAHTPSDCEDQYMHWYTRHSHPRLLPEIVAPGPAVYTRSNSEIWVSRLSGWGETVLDHMSHLDEDAAIVYRQSLEEIMDAWHLAK; translated from the exons ATGGCACGAAGAGGAGACATCGGCAAAGGATACATGGGTATTACG gaTAAGGAGGGAGCTGACCCTAGACGCACGTCTTCACGTCCTGTTACTGCATCTGCTCGGCGGGACCGGGAGGAGCAGCAGCGGTTTATGGCGGACGCCCGGAGGGCACATGCTGCACAGGCGGAGCGTGCTGAGGGACGGGATGAGGCGGCTGGTATAGACATGGACGGGGATGCTTCTATGCATCGTCCTAGTGCTGATACTATCCCCATAGATCGTGTCGTTgtgacgaggggtcgagacgaacgattttcttctaccgcagcatcttcttctg gtagcagcaagcgatcgaggagtgtagaggatgactggGTTGTGAAGGACCCCGTCCCCGGGGGTCCATTTGATGGTGCTGTGATCCCGAGCTTTTTGGGACATATTGCATGTGCTATATGGGCCTGTCAGGACAGGGGCGTccttaggtgtcataccagatcagGGTATTGCACGAAGCTGAGATTATGGTACAGTGGTTCTTCCCGGACGATTCAGTCGCGTATCGAGTCATCTGGCTTTTTCCATTTACATGGTATTATGCACAGTCACATAGATGCTGCACTGATCACGGCATTTGTTGAGCGGTGGCAGCCAaacacgtcatcatttcacatgccatttggcgagatgaccattttgatgcatgatgtgtgggagatattgcgcatccccgtagatggtgccatggtgactgctgatgcgactgttgatgagcttaaggagtgcgtgatggatttgtttggggTGACTCGGGTTGAGTTAGATGCCCGTCATTATGCTTCTGGTGGTATACGAGCCGCTTCCGTCATGGAGCGCTGTGGAGGTGATCGGATTCCTGAGACCCAGGCTATAGCTTGGACGTGGCTGATgctcggttccaccttgttcgtagacaagagtggtgaccgcatccgaccttcttgtctgttagaggtgcaggactcggcggctggagccgttggactttcttggggatcagctgcactagcatatctataccgtcatcttggtattgctaccagaggagattgcgggcagatgacgggttgtatgacattgctccaggatcttcctagggcttcgttgtggccatctatatcgatggagaagagcgatgagcggctgagagcatttcgtgcccggcttgatgtgttgacagcagatgag gtcatgtggatgccgtatggcCCTGATGCCATTACTGAGACCCCGAGGACTCTATATTCTGGATGGATACGGTATcgggatgtgatcgagccgtacatGCCGGGGCGATGCCTTCGGCAGCTTGGACATGTGCAGACCATTCCTAGACCGATATTGCAGCCTTCTAAGGCTGTTCGCCCGTGGACCAGTTTGAAGTATCGTGTAGAGGTGCCAGCTGTGATGGTCCGGGGTATTTGGGACTCTTTTCCCCAGTCGTCCGTCCTTATACTGTCTGTATTCACTCCAGCACATACTCCATCAGATTGTGAGGATCAGTACATGCATTGGTACACCCGTCACTCACACCCTCGTCTACTTCCGGAGATTGTTGCACCCGGACCGGCTGTTTATACTCGCTCGAACAGTGagatt TGGGTTAGTCGATTATCTGGCTGGGGTGAAACTGTGCTGGATCACATGAGTCATCTGGACGAGGATGCTGCGATTGTATATAGGCAGTCGTTAGAGGAGATTATGGAtgcttggcatttggccaagtga